From a region of the Solanum stenotomum isolate F172 chromosome 2, ASM1918654v1, whole genome shotgun sequence genome:
- the LOC125854263 gene encoding U-box domain-containing protein 21-like gives MISTWRKKRASRSNSKKQIEEKTMELLMVPSHFKCPISLDLMKDPVTLSTGITYDRVSIETWIENGNQTCPITKKVVKTLEPIPNHTMRKMIQEWCVVNKDYGIERIPTPRIPVTSSEVTVILRKIESCCKLQQGSESSRELVMKMRKMIKESTRNKRCFIANGAGKILSSTLLDFTEKSSVYEVETMEEILSTLTILLPLDGESKSILGSKSSLNCMIWFLKCGSLSSRRNSVFLLKEIMRMEETWRVEELLKIDGGLESLVKLVKEPICPTTTKASLLTIYHMVNSSQLSNEKARSKFVDLGLVELLIETLVDCEKSICEKVLGILARICNSQEGRKRANNYALTIPVLIKKLLRVSDLATEFSVSILWKLLIEKRDNVVLINEALQVGAFQKLLLLIQVGCSENTKEKASELLKLLNLHRGEVECIDSLDLKNLKRPF, from the coding sequence ATGATTTCAACATGGAGGAAGAAAAGAGCATCGAGGAGTAACTCAaagaaacaaattgaagaaaaaaccATGGAGTTGTTGATGGTTCCTAGCCATTTCAAGTGTCcaatttcattagatttgaTGAAGGATCCAGTGACGTTGTCGACGGGGATCACGTATGATCGAGTGAGTATCGAGACATGGATTGAAAATGGAAATCAAACATGTCCCATCACTAAAAAAGTGGTGAAGACACTTGAGCCAATTCCTAATCACACAATGAGGAAAATGATCCAAGAATGGTGTGTTGTGAATAAAGATTATGGGATCGAGAGGATCCCAACTCCAAGAATCCCCGTTACCTCATCAGAGGTAACGGTGATTCTTAGGAAGATTGAGTCTTGCTGCAAATTGCAGCAAGGCTCAGAGTCTAGTCGCGAACTAGTAATGAAAATGAGGAAGATGATAAAAGAAAGTACGAGGAATAAACGTTGTTTTATTGCAAATGGTGCAGGGAAGATCTTATCATCTACACTTCTTGATTTTACGGAGAAATCATCCGTTTATGAAGTTGAAACAATGGAAGAAATTTTATCAACTTTGACAATATTATTGCCTCTAGATGGTGAGTCCAAGTCAATTCTTGGATCAAAATCATCTTTAAATTGCATGATTTGGTTCTTGAAATGTGGAAGTTTATCAAGTAGGAGAAATTCAGTGTTTTTGCTTAAAGAAATCATGAGAATGGAAGAAACATGGAGAGTAGAAGAGTTATTAAAGATTGATGGAGGTTTGGAATCATTAGTGAAGTTAGTAAAAGAGCCAATATGTCCTACAACTACAAAAGCTTCTTTATTAACAATTTACCATATGGTTAATTCATCACAATTATCAAATGAGAAAGCAAGATCCAAATTTGTTGATTTGGGGTTAGTGGAATTACTTATAGAGACACTTGTGGATTGTGAAAAGAGCATATGTGAAAAAGTATTGGGAATTTTGGCTAGAATTTGCAACTCAcaagaaggaagaaaaagggCTAATAATTATGCCTTAACTATTCCTGTTTTGATCAAGAAATTATTGAGAGTTTCAGATTTAGCAACTGAATTTTCAGTTTCAATATTATGGAAGTTATTAATTGAGAAAAGGGATAATGTTGTGCTTATTAATGAAGCACTTCAAGTTGGTGCATTTCAAAAGTTATTGTTACTAATACAAGTTGGTTGTAGTGAAAATACTAAGGAGAAGGCAAGTgagttgttgaaattgttgaatttgcaTAGAGGTGAGGTAGAATGTATTGATTCTTTGGACTTGAAGAACCTAAAGAGGccattttga